From Pseudomonas sp. LS1212, the proteins below share one genomic window:
- a CDS encoding DeoR/GlpR family transcriptional regulator: MNLPPRQQQILELVRERGYVSIDEMAQLFVVTPQTIRRDINQLAEVNLLRRYHGGAAYDSSIENTAYAMRADQMRDEKQRIAEAIAAQIPDHASLFINIGTTTESIARALLNHNHLKIITNNLHVASILSGKDDFEVLLAGGNVRRDGGVVGQASVDFINQFKVDFALVGISGIDEDGSLLDFDYQEVRVSQAIIANARKVILAADSSKFGRNAMVRLGPISLIDCLVTDEAPVPALTQLLNQHKIRLEVV; the protein is encoded by the coding sequence ATGAACCTGCCTCCCCGTCAGCAGCAAATTCTCGAACTGGTCCGTGAACGCGGCTATGTCAGCATCGATGAAATGGCTCAGCTGTTCGTTGTTACGCCGCAAACCATTCGCCGCGACATCAACCAACTGGCGGAAGTGAACCTGCTGCGCCGCTACCACGGCGGCGCAGCCTATGACTCCAGTATCGAAAACACCGCCTACGCCATGCGCGCCGATCAGATGCGTGACGAAAAGCAACGCATCGCCGAAGCCATCGCCGCGCAAATCCCCGATCACGCCTCGCTGTTCATCAACATCGGCACTACCACCGAATCCATTGCTCGCGCCCTGCTCAACCACAACCACCTGAAAATCATCACCAACAATCTGCATGTGGCCTCGATCCTCAGCGGCAAGGATGATTTCGAAGTGCTGCTGGCCGGCGGCAATGTTCGTCGCGACGGCGGCGTCGTCGGCCAGGCCAGCGTGGACTTCATCAACCAGTTCAAGGTCGACTTCGCTCTGGTGGGCATCAGCGGCATCGATGAAGACGGCAGCCTGCTGGACTTCGACTACCAGGAAGTGCGGGTTTCCCAGGCGATCATCGCCAACGCGCGCAAGGTCATACTGGCCGCCGACTCCAGCAAGTTCGGGCGCAACGCCATGGTACGCCTGGGCCCCATCAGCCTGATCGATTGCCTGGTGACCGACGAGGCGCCGGTACCGGCCCTGACCCAGTTGCTGAATCAGCACAAGATTCGGCTGGAAGTCGTCTAA
- the glpD gene encoding glycerol-3-phosphate dehydrogenase, translating into MPHSTLPTPPLAEIYDLAVIGGGINGVGIAADAAGRGLSVFLCENDDLASHTSSASSKLIHGGLRYLEHYEFRLVREALAEREVLLRKAPHIVKPMRFVLPHRPHLRPAWMIRAGLFLYDHLGKREKLAGSRTLHLGAESPLKADITRAFEYSDCAVDDARLVVLNAMAAREQGAHIHTRTRCVNAHRIKDYWHVHLERADGSLFSIRAKALVNAAGPWVAKFIRDDLKLESPYGIRLIQGSHLIVPKLYEGEHAYILQNEDQRIVFAIPYLERFTLIGTTDREYQGDPAKVAITEAETDYLLNVVNAHFTRQLERSDILNTFSGVRPLCNDESDNPSAVTRDYTLALSSSPGEAPLLSVFGGKLTTYRKLAESAMAQLKPFFTHMKGNWTATSTLPGGEDMSTTLALADAILARFGWLPAPIARRWSTTYGSRTWRLLEGVQGPDDLGELIGGGLYTREVDYLCSEEWVVNAQDILWRRTKLGLFTTLHEQEQLQRYLDKVELNRHKIEAA; encoded by the coding sequence ATGCCCCACTCCACCTTGCCAACGCCACCTTTGGCCGAAATCTATGACCTCGCTGTCATCGGTGGCGGCATCAATGGCGTGGGGATCGCAGCCGATGCGGCAGGACGCGGCCTTTCTGTTTTTCTTTGTGAGAACGATGACCTGGCCAGCCACACCTCTTCGGCCAGCAGCAAGCTGATCCACGGCGGCCTGCGCTACCTCGAGCATTACGAGTTCCGCCTGGTGCGCGAAGCCCTCGCCGAACGCGAAGTGCTGCTCCGCAAGGCACCGCACATCGTCAAGCCCATGCGTTTCGTCTTGCCGCATCGCCCGCACCTGCGTCCGGCCTGGATGATCCGCGCCGGCCTGTTCCTCTATGACCATCTGGGCAAGCGGGAAAAACTCGCAGGTTCGCGCACCCTGCATCTGGGCGCAGAAAGCCCGCTCAAGGCTGACATCACCCGCGCGTTCGAATACTCCGATTGCGCCGTGGACGATGCGCGCCTGGTGGTGCTCAATGCCATGGCCGCCCGTGAACAGGGTGCCCACATCCATACCCGCACCCGTTGCGTGAATGCCCACCGCATCAAAGATTACTGGCATGTACACCTGGAGCGCGCCGACGGCAGCCTGTTCTCGATTCGCGCCAAGGCGCTGGTCAATGCCGCAGGCCCCTGGGTGGCCAAGTTCATCCGTGATGACTTGAAGCTGGAATCGCCTTACGGCATTCGTTTGATTCAGGGCAGCCACCTGATCGTGCCGAAACTGTATGAAGGCGAACATGCCTACATCCTGCAGAACGAAGACCAGCGCATCGTTTTCGCTATTCCGTATCTGGAGCGCTTCACCCTGATCGGGACCACCGACCGTGAGTACCAGGGCGATCCGGCCAAGGTCGCCATCACTGAAGCGGAAACCGATTACTTGCTCAACGTGGTCAATGCGCACTTCACCCGGCAGCTCGAGCGTAGCGATATCCTGAACACCTTCTCCGGTGTCCGCCCACTGTGCAATGACGAATCGGACAACCCTTCGGCGGTCACTCGCGACTACACCCTGGCACTGTCCTCGTCGCCCGGTGAAGCGCCATTGTTGTCGGTATTCGGTGGCAAGCTGACCACCTACCGCAAGCTGGCCGAATCGGCGATGGCCCAACTCAAGCCCTTCTTCACCCACATGAAAGGCAACTGGACCGCCACGTCCACCCTGCCCGGCGGCGAAGACATGAGCACCACGCTGGCCCTGGCCGATGCGATCCTGGCGCGCTTTGGCTGGCTGCCGGCCCCCATCGCAAGGCGTTGGTCGACCACCTATGGCAGCCGCACCTGGCGCCTGCTCGAAGGCGTGCAAGGGCCGGACGACCTGGGCGAACTGATCGGGGGCGGCCTCTATACCCGCGAAGTCGACTACCTGTGCAGCGAAGAGTGGGTGGTCAACGCCCAGGACATCTTGTGGCGCCGCACCAAGCTGGGTCTGTTCACCACGCTGCACGAGCAGGAGCAATTGCAGCGCTACCTGGACAAGGTCGAACTCAACAGACACAAGATCGAAGCCGCCTGA
- a CDS encoding glutamate/aspartate ABC transporter substrate-binding protein, which produces MRIVPHLLGAAIAAALISTPVFAAELTGTLKKIKESGTITLGHRDASIPFSYIADASGKPVGYSHDIQLKVVEALKKDLDMPDLKVKYNLVTSQTRIPLVQNGTVDLECGSTTNNVERQQQVAFSVGIFEIGTKLLAKKDSAYKDFPDLKGKNVVTTAGTTSERILKSMNADKQMGMNIISAKDHGESFQMLETGRAVAFMMDDALLAGEMAKAKKPTDWVVTGTPQSFEVYGCMVRKGDEPFKKAVDDAIKATYASGEINKIYEKWFMQPIPPKGLNLMFPMSEELKALIANPTDKAADEKKS; this is translated from the coding sequence ATGCGTATCGTTCCCCATCTTTTGGGCGCAGCCATTGCTGCCGCTCTGATTAGCACTCCAGTTTTCGCCGCCGAATTGACCGGCACACTGAAGAAAATCAAAGAGTCCGGCACCATTACCCTGGGGCACCGCGACGCTTCCATTCCGTTTTCCTATATCGCGGACGCTTCGGGCAAACCCGTCGGCTATTCCCACGATATCCAACTCAAAGTCGTCGAAGCCCTGAAAAAGGACCTCGACATGCCGGACCTCAAGGTCAAGTACAACCTGGTCACCTCCCAGACTCGCATCCCGCTGGTGCAGAACGGCACCGTCGACCTGGAATGCGGTTCGACCACCAACAACGTTGAACGTCAGCAACAAGTCGCCTTCTCGGTAGGCATCTTCGAAATCGGCACCAAGCTGCTGGCCAAGAAAGACTCCGCCTACAAGGACTTCCCCGACCTGAAAGGCAAGAACGTCGTCACCACCGCCGGTACCACTTCCGAGCGCATCCTCAAGTCGATGAATGCCGACAAGCAAATGGGCATGAACATCATCTCGGCCAAGGACCACGGCGAATCCTTCCAGATGCTCGAAACCGGCCGCGCAGTCGCCTTCATGATGGACGATGCCCTGCTCGCCGGTGAGATGGCCAAGGCCAAGAAGCCGACGGACTGGGTCGTGACCGGCACCCCGCAATCCTTTGAAGTCTACGGCTGCATGGTGCGCAAGGGCGACGAGCCGTTCAAGAAGGCCGTCGACGACGCCATCAAGGCCACCTACGCCTCGGGCGAGATCAACAAGATCTACGAAAAATGGTTCATGCAACCAATCCCGCCGAAGGGCTTGAACCTGATGTTCCCGATGAGCGAAGAGCTCAAGGCGCTGATTGCCAATCCCACCGATAAAGCCGCTGACGAAAAAAAATCCTGA
- a CDS encoding amino acid ABC transporter permease: MNYNWDWGVFFKSTGVGSEIYLDWFFTGLGWTIAIAIAAWIIALLLGSVLGVMRTVPNRWVSGFATAYVELFRNVPLLVQLFIWYFLVPDLLPENLQEWYKQDLNPTTSAFLSVVVCLGLFTAARVCEQVRTGIQALPRGQEAAARAMGFKLPQVYWNVLLPQAYRIIIPPLTSEFLNVFKNSSVASLIGLMELLAQTKQTAEFSANLFEAFTLATLIYFTLNMGLMLLMRLVEKKVSVPGLISVGGK, encoded by the coding sequence ATGAATTACAACTGGGACTGGGGCGTGTTCTTCAAGTCCACCGGCGTGGGCAGCGAAATCTATCTGGACTGGTTCTTTACCGGTCTTGGCTGGACCATCGCCATTGCTATCGCTGCCTGGATAATTGCCTTGCTGCTGGGCTCGGTTCTCGGCGTGATGCGCACGGTTCCGAACCGCTGGGTATCGGGCTTTGCAACCGCCTATGTGGAACTCTTTCGTAACGTGCCGCTGCTGGTGCAGCTGTTCATCTGGTACTTCCTGGTACCGGATCTGCTGCCGGAAAACCTGCAGGAGTGGTACAAGCAGGACCTCAACCCGACCACCTCGGCATTTCTGAGCGTAGTCGTGTGCCTGGGCCTGTTCACCGCCGCCCGGGTCTGCGAACAGGTACGTACCGGTATCCAGGCGCTGCCACGTGGCCAGGAAGCCGCCGCCCGCGCCATGGGTTTCAAACTGCCGCAGGTCTACTGGAACGTCCTGCTGCCGCAGGCTTACCGGATCATCATTCCGCCGCTCACCTCTGAATTCCTCAACGTGTTCAAGAACTCGTCGGTGGCATCGCTGATCGGGCTGATGGAGCTGCTCGCGCAGACCAAGCAGACGGCCGAGTTCTCCGCCAACCTGTTTGAAGCCTTCACCCTGGCGACCCTGATCTACTTCACCTTGAACATGGGCCTGATGCTGCTGATGCGCCTGGTCGAGAAGAAAGTCTCTGTACCCGGCCTGATTTCCGTGGGGGGTAAATAA
- a CDS encoding amino acid ABC transporter permease, translating into MMDFSGIIPSLPGMWNGMVMTLQLMVLGVIGGIALGTILALMRLSSNKLLSNIAGAYVNYFRSIPLLLVITWFYLAVPFVLRWITGEDTPVGAFTSCLVAFMMFEAAYFCEIVRAGVQSISKGQMGAAQALGMNYGQTMRLIILPQAFRKMTPLLLQQSIILFQDTSLVYAVGLVDFLNSARASGDIIGRSNEFLVFAGVVYFAISFSASFLVKRLQKRLTV; encoded by the coding sequence ATAATGGACTTCAGTGGAATCATTCCCTCCCTGCCAGGCATGTGGAACGGCATGGTCATGACCCTGCAGCTGATGGTTCTCGGGGTTATCGGCGGTATCGCCCTGGGCACTATCCTGGCACTGATGCGGTTGTCCTCGAACAAACTGCTGAGCAACATTGCCGGCGCCTACGTGAACTACTTTCGCTCCATTCCGCTGCTGCTGGTCATTACCTGGTTCTACCTGGCGGTGCCGTTCGTGCTGCGCTGGATCACCGGCGAAGACACGCCGGTGGGTGCGTTCACTTCGTGCCTGGTCGCCTTCATGATGTTCGAAGCGGCGTACTTCTGCGAAATCGTCCGTGCCGGCGTACAATCGATCTCCAAGGGACAGATGGGCGCCGCCCAGGCGCTGGGCATGAACTATGGCCAGACCATGCGCCTGATCATCCTGCCCCAGGCGTTCCGCAAGATGACCCCGCTGCTGCTGCAGCAGAGCATCATCCTGTTCCAGGACACCTCGCTGGTCTATGCCGTCGGCCTGGTGGACTTCCTCAACTCCGCACGTGCCAGTGGTGACATCATCGGACGCTCCAACGAGTTCCTGGTCTTCGCCGGTGTCGTGTACTTCGCCATCAGCTTCTCCGCCTCCTTCCTGGTCAAGCGCCTGCAAAAAAGGTTAACCGTATGA
- a CDS encoding amino acid ABC transporter ATP-binding protein — protein MISIKNVNKWYGDFQVLTDCTTEVKKGEVVVVCGPSGSGKSTLIKCVNALEPFQKGDVVVDGTSIADPKTNLPKLRSRVGMVFQHFELFPHLTITENLTIAQIKVLGRSKEEATKKGLQLLERVGLSAHAHKHPGQLSGGQQQRVAIARALAMDPIVMLFDEPTSALDPEMVNEVLDVMVQLAHEGMTMMCVTHEMGFARKVANRVIFMDQGKIIEDCPKDDFFGDRGARHERTQHFLDKILQH, from the coding sequence ATGATCTCTATCAAGAACGTCAACAAGTGGTATGGAGACTTCCAGGTGCTGACCGATTGCACCACGGAGGTCAAGAAAGGTGAAGTGGTGGTGGTCTGCGGCCCTTCGGGCTCGGGCAAATCCACCCTGATCAAATGCGTCAACGCCCTGGAACCGTTCCAGAAAGGTGACGTCGTGGTCGACGGCACGTCGATCGCCGATCCGAAGACCAACCTGCCCAAGCTGCGCTCGCGGGTCGGCATGGTGTTCCAGCATTTCGAACTGTTTCCGCACCTGACCATCACCGAGAACCTGACCATCGCGCAGATCAAGGTACTGGGCCGCAGCAAGGAAGAAGCCACCAAGAAGGGCCTGCAACTGCTTGAGCGCGTCGGCCTTTCGGCCCATGCGCACAAGCACCCGGGGCAGCTGTCCGGCGGCCAGCAACAGCGTGTGGCGATTGCCCGCGCCCTGGCCATGGACCCGATCGTCATGCTGTTCGACGAACCGACCTCGGCCCTGGACCCGGAAATGGTCAACGAAGTGCTCGACGTGATGGTGCAACTGGCCCACGAAGGCATGACCATGATGTGCGTCACCCACGAGATGGGCTTCGCCCGCAAGGTCGCCAACCGGGTGATCTTCATGGACCAGGGCAAGATCATCGAGGACTGCCCGAAGGATGATTTCTTCGGTGACAGGGGCGCCCGGCATGAGCGCACCCAGCACTTCCTCGACAAGATCCTCCAGCACTAA
- a CDS encoding ATP-binding protein: MKCDPTLYRASKPALAVKPRLIRHFFLPPLIILLMLGLGYAGYLFSERNGIRTLSENGERQLELHARAVESEISKYTYLPSLLELEDNVSKLLTEPDGAHRQAVNTYLEGLNRRSRSRAIYVLDTTGRVQATSNWRDIDSYLGEDLSFRAYFQDAVRGQPGRFYGIGSTTGEPGYYLAHGLEEHGKVIGVAVIKVRMEALEERWQRARLEAFVSDENGIIILSSDPARRLKSVRPLTPEIKERLARSLQYYWWPLNELQPLARERLSENVEKLTFPANAELSTGEHEVSYLAQTRRLIDTPWRFTLLTPLQDLRHEAITQGVLVGVAFALLAILLIAWNERRKVIATRLAAREALEEANSQLERKITDRTADLRASNERLKGQIRERRHAEETLRRAQDELVQAGKLAAIGQMSTSIAHELNQPLAALRTLSGNTVRFLERGALDTASTNLRTMNELIDRMGRITASLRSFARRGEDRGEASLAKAVDAALQVLGSRLEGSKLQLHHDFSDQQLTIDQTRLEQILVNLIGNALDAMQAQPQPELWLEGELAGDKYRLRVRDNGHGIDSEARKHLFEPFFTTKPGEQGLGLGLTLSASLAAAAGGSLSVEHPASGGTAFVLSLPLLNAPSQPAEPI, translated from the coding sequence ATGAAATGCGACCCCACCCTTTATCGCGCATCCAAGCCCGCCCTTGCCGTGAAACCCCGCCTGATCCGACATTTTTTCCTGCCGCCACTGATCATCCTGCTGATGCTCGGCCTGGGTTACGCCGGCTATCTGTTCAGTGAGCGCAACGGTATCCGCACGCTGAGCGAAAACGGCGAACGGCAGCTGGAGCTGCACGCACGCGCGGTCGAAAGCGAAATCAGCAAATACACCTACCTGCCGAGCCTGCTCGAGCTGGAAGACAACGTCTCGAAACTGCTCACCGAGCCCGATGGCGCGCATCGCCAAGCCGTCAACACCTACCTTGAAGGGCTGAACCGTCGCAGCCGCAGCCGAGCGATCTACGTGCTCGATACCACCGGCCGCGTGCAGGCGACCAGCAACTGGCGCGACATCGACAGCTACCTGGGCGAAGACCTCTCTTTCCGTGCCTATTTCCAGGATGCGGTGCGGGGGCAACCCGGCCGTTTCTATGGCATCGGCAGCACCACCGGCGAGCCTGGCTATTACTTGGCCCATGGCTTGGAAGAGCATGGCAAGGTGATCGGCGTGGCGGTGATCAAGGTGCGCATGGAAGCCCTCGAAGAGCGCTGGCAACGGGCCCGCCTGGAAGCTTTCGTCAGCGACGAGAACGGCATCATCATTCTCTCCAGCGATCCGGCCCGGCGCCTCAAATCGGTCCGCCCGCTCACCCCGGAAATCAAGGAGCGCCTGGCGCGCAGCCTGCAATACTACTGGTGGCCGCTCAACGAATTGCAACCGCTGGCACGCGAACGCCTCAGCGAGAACGTCGAAAAGCTGACCTTCCCGGCCAATGCCGAGCTGAGCACCGGTGAACACGAAGTCAGTTACCTGGCGCAAACCCGCCGACTGATCGACACCCCTTGGCGCTTCACCTTGCTGACGCCTCTGCAGGACCTGCGGCATGAGGCGATCACCCAGGGCGTGCTGGTCGGCGTGGCGTTCGCGCTGCTGGCCATTCTGCTGATCGCCTGGAACGAGCGGCGCAAAGTCATCGCCACCCGCCTGGCCGCACGCGAGGCGCTGGAAGAAGCCAACAGCCAGCTGGAACGCAAGATCACCGACCGAACCGCAGACCTGCGCGCCAGCAACGAGCGTCTCAAAGGCCAGATCCGCGAGCGCCGGCACGCAGAGGAAACCCTGCGCCGGGCCCAGGACGAACTGGTCCAGGCCGGCAAGCTGGCCGCCATCGGGCAAATGTCCACCAGCATTGCCCACGAGCTCAACCAACCGCTGGCGGCCTTGCGCACGCTATCGGGCAATACCGTGCGCTTCCTCGAGCGCGGTGCGCTGGACACCGCCAGCACCAACCTGCGGACCATGAACGAACTGATCGATCGCATGGGCCGGATCACCGCCAGCCTGCGCTCCTTCGCCCGGCGCGGCGAAGATCGCGGCGAAGCGTCCCTGGCCAAGGCCGTGGACGCCGCCTTGCAGGTGTTGGGCAGCCGCCTGGAAGGCAGTAAACTCCAATTGCACCACGACTTCAGCGACCAGCAGCTGACCATCGACCAGACCCGCCTGGAGCAAATCCTGGTCAACCTGATCGGCAACGCTCTGGATGCCATGCAGGCACAACCGCAGCCTGAACTCTGGCTGGAGGGCGAGCTGGCGGGCGATAAATACCGCTTGCGCGTGCGCGACAATGGCCATGGCATCGACTCCGAGGCGCGCAAGCACCTGTTTGAACCCTTTTTCACCACCAAGCCCGGGGAACAGGGGCTGGGCCTTGGCTTGACCCTGTCCGCCAGCCTTGCCGCGGCCGCCGGCGGCAGTCTCAGTGTCGAACATCCCGCCAGCGGCGGGACCGCATTCGTCCTGAGCCTGCCTTTGCTTAACGCCCCCTCTCAGCCAGCCGAGCCGATATGA